The following are encoded together in the Mastacembelus armatus chromosome 6, fMasArm1.2, whole genome shotgun sequence genome:
- the ric3b gene encoding protein RIC-3b isoform X3 yields the protein MLHRQMAPEARGQRAASSSFSRAQNPEAVVRGKGAGPGTGAGTGAGGKSNLAGHIIPVYGFGILLYILYILFKITSKGSSKPSVGRCPSVRSENMKRKITDFELAQLQEKLRETELVMENIVSNAHHSPDRVKGVTADEEERLLQQLTEITRVMQEGQLVEGVDPVNKAQDDWEDYPEAPHQYWKHSCCSCQQSQEHHSPRTERGEERTRADGAALSENIPAEDVAGSEEAEEAEDLSEDTVSKSVFTAMSEEGVGTESDLGINQEGDFHKHKEGEGQIDLGVPEQDLAGVLKELELTLKMTSMMEQEKMEDFTLPAETETSSSRVRCRNKRRRAKKASQ from the exons ATGTTGCACCGTCAGATGGCCCCGGAGGCTCGAGGTCAGAGGGCTGCAAGTTCCAGCTTCTCCAGGGCTCAAAACCCAGAGGCCGTAGTCAGGGGCAAAGGAGCAGGACCTGGAACCGGGGCCGGGACAGGTGCTGGAGGCAAATCCAACCTGGCAGGCCACATCATCCCTGTATACGGCTTTGGGATCTTACTGTACATCCTCTACATTTTGTTCAAG ATCACATCCAAGGGGAGCAGCAAGCCATCAGTGGGCAGGTGTCCTTCAGTCCGCTCAGAAAACATGAAGAGAAAGATCA CTGACTTTGAGCTGGCTCAGCTACAGGAGAAACTGAGGGAAACAGAGTTGGTGATGGAGAATATTGTTTCCAACGCCCATCACAGCCCTGACAG ggTGAAGGGAGTGACGGCggatgaggaggagaggctcctgcagcagctgacGGAGATAACCCGGGTGATGCAGGAGGGCCAGCTGGTGGAGGGGGTGGATCCTGTGAACAAAGCCCAGGACGACTGGGAAG ATTACCCAGAAGCACCTCATCAGTATTGGAAACATTCCTGCTGCAGTTGTCAGCAGAGTCAGGAGCACCACAGCCCACGGAcggagagaggggaggagaggacaCGAGCTGATGGAGCTGCCCTGTCGGAAAACATTCCTGCAGAGGATGTTGCAGGTAGtgaagaggcagaggaagcTGAGGATCTGAGTGAAGACACTGTAAGTAAATCTGTCTTTACAGCAATGAGTGAAGAAGGTGTGGGGACAGAGAGTGATTTAGGTATAAACCAGGAAGGGGACTTCCATAAACACAAAGAGGGAGAAGGTCAAATTGATCTGGGTGTACCAGAGCAGGATCTGGCTGGAGTCCTGAAGGAGCTGGAGCTCACCTTGAAGATGACGTCCATGATGGAGCAGGAGAAGATGGAGGACTTTACGCTGCCAGCGGAGACAGAAACGTCGAGCAGTCGGGTCAGATGCAGGAACAAGAGAAGGAGAGCGAAGAAAGCCTCACAATGA
- the ric3b gene encoding protein RIC-3b isoform X1, which yields MVMSTFQKVTLATCLVLCVALLLPKMLLSRGRKDAAERPEGAHLNRGPGRFPPMLHRQMAPEARGQRAASSSFSRAQNPEAVVRGKGAGPGTGAGTGAGGKSNLAGHIIPVYGFGILLYILYILFKITSKGSSKPSVGRCPSVRSENMKRKITDFELAQLQEKLRETELVMENIVSNAHHSPDRVKGVTADEEERLLQQLTEITRVMQEGQLVEGVDPVNKAQDDWEDYPEAPHQYWKHSCCSCQQSQEHHSPRTERGEERTRADGAALSENIPAEDVAGSEEAEEAEDLSEDTVSKSVFTAMSEEGVGTESDLGINQEGDFHKHKEGEGQIDLGVPEQDLAGVLKELELTLKMTSMMEQEKMEDFTLPAETETSSSRVRCRNKRRRAKKASQ from the exons ATGGTGATGTCAACGTTTCAGAAGGTGACCCTCGCGACGTGCCTCGTGCTGTGCGTCGCGCTGCTGCTTCCCAAAATGCTGCTGTCCCGGGGGAGGAAGGATGCTGCGGAGCGGCCGGAGGGTGCGCACCTTAACCGCG GTCCCGGCCGGTTCCCTCCTATGTTGCACCGTCAGATGGCCCCGGAGGCTCGAGGTCAGAGGGCTGCAAGTTCCAGCTTCTCCAGGGCTCAAAACCCAGAGGCCGTAGTCAGGGGCAAAGGAGCAGGACCTGGAACCGGGGCCGGGACAGGTGCTGGAGGCAAATCCAACCTGGCAGGCCACATCATCCCTGTATACGGCTTTGGGATCTTACTGTACATCCTCTACATTTTGTTCAAG ATCACATCCAAGGGGAGCAGCAAGCCATCAGTGGGCAGGTGTCCTTCAGTCCGCTCAGAAAACATGAAGAGAAAGATCA CTGACTTTGAGCTGGCTCAGCTACAGGAGAAACTGAGGGAAACAGAGTTGGTGATGGAGAATATTGTTTCCAACGCCCATCACAGCCCTGACAG ggTGAAGGGAGTGACGGCggatgaggaggagaggctcctgcagcagctgacGGAGATAACCCGGGTGATGCAGGAGGGCCAGCTGGTGGAGGGGGTGGATCCTGTGAACAAAGCCCAGGACGACTGGGAAG ATTACCCAGAAGCACCTCATCAGTATTGGAAACATTCCTGCTGCAGTTGTCAGCAGAGTCAGGAGCACCACAGCCCACGGAcggagagaggggaggagaggacaCGAGCTGATGGAGCTGCCCTGTCGGAAAACATTCCTGCAGAGGATGTTGCAGGTAGtgaagaggcagaggaagcTGAGGATCTGAGTGAAGACACTGTAAGTAAATCTGTCTTTACAGCAATGAGTGAAGAAGGTGTGGGGACAGAGAGTGATTTAGGTATAAACCAGGAAGGGGACTTCCATAAACACAAAGAGGGAGAAGGTCAAATTGATCTGGGTGTACCAGAGCAGGATCTGGCTGGAGTCCTGAAGGAGCTGGAGCTCACCTTGAAGATGACGTCCATGATGGAGCAGGAGAAGATGGAGGACTTTACGCTGCCAGCGGAGACAGAAACGTCGAGCAGTCGGGTCAGATGCAGGAACAAGAGAAGGAGAGCGAAGAAAGCCTCACAATGA
- the rerglb gene encoding RERG/RAS-like b, producing the protein MNDIKLALLGSQGAGKSAVLVRFLTRRFIGEYASNTNSLYHKRLSIDGRQLNLEVFDPCSQNSEARCILEEPVDWADGFVVVYNISDRTSFINAKNILRQIREARMDNCKGEMPVPVCLVGNKQDLCHARQVCEEEGRCLAQENRCHFQEVSAAESYQDIANLFTHLIRQVMEHLKYRADRRRYSGSKSMAKLINNVFGKRRKSV; encoded by the exons ATGAACGACATCAAGCTGGCCCTGCTGGGAAGCCAGGGGGCTGGGAAATCAG CTGTCCTTGTGCGGTTTCTGACCAGGCGCTTCATTGGTGAATATGCCTCAAACACCA ACTCCTTGTACCATAAAAGGCTGTCAATCGATGGCAGGCAGCTGAATTTGGAGGTTTTTGACCCTTGCTCACAG AACTCCGAGGCCAGGTGCATACTCGAGGAACCTGTGGATTGGGCAGATGGCTTCGTGGTGGTGTACAACATCAGTGACCGCACTTCCTTCATCAATGCTAAGAACATCCTGCGACAGATTCGAGAGGCACGCATGGACAACTGTAAAGG GGAGATGCCGGTCCCTGTGTGTCTGGTGGGTAACAAGCAGGACCTGTGCCATGCCCGGCAGGTGTGCGAGGAGGAGGGCCGCTGCCTGGCACAGGAGAACCGCTGTCACTTCCAGGAGGTCTCAGCAGCCGAGAGCTACCAGGACATCGCCAACCTCTTTACCCACCTCATCCGGCAGGTGATGGAGCATCTGAAGTACAGAGCTGACCGACGACGCTACAGCGGCTCCAAGTCTATGGCCAAACTCATCAACAACGTGTTCGGCAAGAGGAGGAAGTCGGTCTGA
- the psma1 gene encoding proteasome subunit alpha type-1, giving the protein MFRNQYDNDVTVWSPQGRIHQIEYAMEAVKQGSATVGLKSRTHAVLVALKRAQSELAAHQKKILNVDNHIGISIAGLTADARLLCNFMRQECLDSRFVFDRPLPTSRLVSLVGSKTQIPTQRYGRRPYGVGLLIAGYDDMGPHIFQTCPSANYFDCKAMSIGARSQSARTYLERCMDKFSDCNLNELVQHGLRALRETLPAEQDLTTKNVSIGIVGKEMEFVIYDDDDVAPFLEGLEERPQRKVAQPADEPAGEAADEPMEH; this is encoded by the exons ATG TTCCGCAATCAGTACGACAACGATGTGACAGTATGGAGCCCGCAG GGCCGGATTCATCAGATCGAATATGCCATGGAGGCAGTGAAGCAAGGCTCTGCAACTGTAGGACTGAAATCCAGAACTCATGCAGTTCTAGTTGCACTAAAG agaGCCCAGTCTGAACTGGCTGCCCACCAGAAGAAGATACTCAATGTCGACAACCATATCGGCATCTCCATTGCTGGACTGACTGCTGATGCCAGACTGCTCTG TAACTTCATGCGTCAGGAGTGCTTGGACTCGAGATTTGTGTTTGACAGGCCTCTCCCCACGTCACGTCTCGTCTCTCTTGTTGGCAGCA AAACCCAAATCCCAACACAGCGTTATGGGAGGAGGCCATATGGTGTTGGACTCCTCATTGCAGGCTATGAT GATATGGGACCTCACATCTTCCAGACCTGCCCTTCAGCAAATTACTTTGACTGCAAAGCCATGTCCATCGGAGCACGTTCCCAGTCTGCACGCACCTACCTGGAGAGATGCATGGACAAGTTCTCTGACT GTAATCTGAATGAATTGGTCCAGCATGGCCTCCGTGCTCTCAGAGAAACCCTCCCCGCCGAGCAAGATCTCACTACCAAG AATGTTTCTATTGGCATTGTGGGGAAGGAAATGGAGTTTGTCATTTATGACGATGATGATGTTGCTCCGTTCCTGGAGGGACTGGAGGAGAGGCCACAGAGAAAG GTTGCCCAGCCTGCAGACGAACCGGCCGGAGAGGCAGCTGATGAACCAATGGAGCACTGA
- the LOC113133406 gene encoding rhombotin-1-like, producing the protein MVLDKEESVSLVSLQSREKSRGCAGCNGKIRDRFMLQAMDRYWHEDCLKCACCDCRLGQVGSTLYTRANLILCRRDYLRLFGVTGNCAACSKLIPAFEMVMRARDNVYHLDCFACQLCRQRFCVGDKFFLKNNMILCQLDYEGGHLNGSTERQPQ; encoded by the exons ATGGTGCTGGACAAGGAGGAGA GTGTGTCTCTCGTGTCCCTCCAGTCCAGAGAGAAGTCCAGAGGCTGCGCCGGCTGCAACGGGAAGATCCGGGACCGCTTCATGCTGCAGGCGATGGACAGGTACTGGCACGAGGACTGCCTGAAGTGTGCTTGCTGTGACTGCCGTCTCGGCCAGGTGGGCTCCACCCTCTACACCAGGGCCAACCTCATCCTCTGCCGCAGGGACTACCTGAG GCTCTTTGGGGTGACGGGGAACTGTGCAGCCTGCAGTAAACTGATCCCTGCCTTTGAGATGGTGATGAGAGCCAGAGACAACGTCTACCACTTAGACTGCTTTGCCTGTCAACTCTGCCGCCAGAG attTTGCGTGGGAGACAAGTTTTTCCTCAAGAACAACATGATCCTATGCCAGCTGGACTACGAAGGAGGCCATCTTAATGGCAGTACTGAGAGGCAGCCTCAATAA
- the ric3b gene encoding protein RIC-3b isoform X2: MVMSTFQKVTLATCLVLCVALLLPKMLLSRGRKDAAERPEGPGRFPPMLHRQMAPEARGQRAASSSFSRAQNPEAVVRGKGAGPGTGAGTGAGGKSNLAGHIIPVYGFGILLYILYILFKITSKGSSKPSVGRCPSVRSENMKRKITDFELAQLQEKLRETELVMENIVSNAHHSPDRVKGVTADEEERLLQQLTEITRVMQEGQLVEGVDPVNKAQDDWEDYPEAPHQYWKHSCCSCQQSQEHHSPRTERGEERTRADGAALSENIPAEDVAGSEEAEEAEDLSEDTVSKSVFTAMSEEGVGTESDLGINQEGDFHKHKEGEGQIDLGVPEQDLAGVLKELELTLKMTSMMEQEKMEDFTLPAETETSSSRVRCRNKRRRAKKASQ, translated from the exons ATGGTGATGTCAACGTTTCAGAAGGTGACCCTCGCGACGTGCCTCGTGCTGTGCGTCGCGCTGCTGCTTCCCAAAATGCTGCTGTCCCGGGGGAGGAAGGATGCTGCGGAGCGGCCGGAGG GTCCCGGCCGGTTCCCTCCTATGTTGCACCGTCAGATGGCCCCGGAGGCTCGAGGTCAGAGGGCTGCAAGTTCCAGCTTCTCCAGGGCTCAAAACCCAGAGGCCGTAGTCAGGGGCAAAGGAGCAGGACCTGGAACCGGGGCCGGGACAGGTGCTGGAGGCAAATCCAACCTGGCAGGCCACATCATCCCTGTATACGGCTTTGGGATCTTACTGTACATCCTCTACATTTTGTTCAAG ATCACATCCAAGGGGAGCAGCAAGCCATCAGTGGGCAGGTGTCCTTCAGTCCGCTCAGAAAACATGAAGAGAAAGATCA CTGACTTTGAGCTGGCTCAGCTACAGGAGAAACTGAGGGAAACAGAGTTGGTGATGGAGAATATTGTTTCCAACGCCCATCACAGCCCTGACAG ggTGAAGGGAGTGACGGCggatgaggaggagaggctcctgcagcagctgacGGAGATAACCCGGGTGATGCAGGAGGGCCAGCTGGTGGAGGGGGTGGATCCTGTGAACAAAGCCCAGGACGACTGGGAAG ATTACCCAGAAGCACCTCATCAGTATTGGAAACATTCCTGCTGCAGTTGTCAGCAGAGTCAGGAGCACCACAGCCCACGGAcggagagaggggaggagaggacaCGAGCTGATGGAGCTGCCCTGTCGGAAAACATTCCTGCAGAGGATGTTGCAGGTAGtgaagaggcagaggaagcTGAGGATCTGAGTGAAGACACTGTAAGTAAATCTGTCTTTACAGCAATGAGTGAAGAAGGTGTGGGGACAGAGAGTGATTTAGGTATAAACCAGGAAGGGGACTTCCATAAACACAAAGAGGGAGAAGGTCAAATTGATCTGGGTGTACCAGAGCAGGATCTGGCTGGAGTCCTGAAGGAGCTGGAGCTCACCTTGAAGATGACGTCCATGATGGAGCAGGAGAAGATGGAGGACTTTACGCTGCCAGCGGAGACAGAAACGTCGAGCAGTCGGGTCAGATGCAGGAACAAGAGAAGGAGAGCGAAGAAAGCCTCACAATGA